A section of the Pleuronectes platessa chromosome 7, fPlePla1.1, whole genome shotgun sequence genome encodes:
- the LOC128444589 gene encoding leucine-rich repeat-containing protein 17 → MHMTSSLLFASLLLLLLPSIDMKRSGKGRGLKGARHKLTGSRVRSNGRHSRSGAHRLLSGNCSESAESGDVFVDCQERGLTSVPNAQTWSRAPKHLLLASNRIKVLREGTFFGYERLTTLDLQQNQISSIEDGAFQGLENLKTLLLQHNRLETLNEEALIPMPNLRYLRLHHNPWNCLCSMDGLIITLQVPSNRNLGNHARCAAPVRLKDRKLKQIDPELLCKASTGFPQDDTPGPLVPVPFRSKPDITTSCHTYHFPQIRIDCSKRGLTEVPTGIAEDVVRIDLSNNLIRHLKAKDFQAARSLRFLNISHNNIEHIDTGSLSGLLHLHELDLSHNSLHFIKYGVLEDLYFLSELKLGENPWVCDYSIHYMVYWLRLHPRVRQSGLICRSPPEHTGERVEAYVKSYYIVCPKDRQSSRTDREQTDPALWPSPMEAQGELEEEELEPSHLRVPQKYTIFRLS, encoded by the exons ATGCATATGACCTCCAGTCTCCTCTTcgcctccctgctcctcctcctgctcccgaGCATCGACATGAAAAGGTCGGGAAAGGGAAGAGGCCTCAAAGGAGCACGACACAAACTCACAGGCAGCCG GGTCAGAAGCAATGGGCGTCACAGCAGATCAGGCGCCCACAGGCTTCTGTCAGGCAACTGCTCCGAGTCAGCAGAATCTGGAGACGTCTTTGTGGACTGTCAGGAACGAGGTCTGACCTCCGTTCCCAATGCCCAAACCTGGTCCAGAGCACCCAAGCACCTCCTTCTAGCCAGCAACCGTATCAAAGTCCTACGTGAGGGGACCTTCTTTGGATATGAGAGATTAACTACTCTGGACCTGCAGCAGAACCAGATCTCTTCAATTGAGGATGGGGCCTTCCAGGGCCTGGAAAATCTGAAAACCCTTCTGCTGCAGCACAATCGTCTGGAAACGCTTAACGAGGAGGCCCTCATCCCCATGCCAAACCTCCGCTACCTGCGTTTACACCATAATCCCTGGAATTGTCTGTGCTCGATGGACGGTCTTATAATCACCCTTCAGGTCCCAAGCAACCGTAATTTAGGAAACCATGCCAG GTGTGCAGCGCCCGTCAGGCTGAAAGACAGGAAGCTGAAGCAGATTGATCCTGAGTTACTCTGTAAGGCGTCGACCGGTTTCCCACAGGACGACACCCCCGGCCCATTGGTGCCGGTTCCATTTCGCAGCAAACCAGACATCACCACATCTTGCCACACCTACCACTTCCCCCAAATACGAATTGACTGCAGCAAGCGAG GTCTGACCGAGGTGCCGACAGGTATCGCAGAGGACGTTGTTCGCATTGATCTGTCAAACAATTTAATCCGTCATCTCAAAGCCAAAGACTTCCAAGCAGCGAGGAGCCTCAGATTCCTGAACATTAGTCACAACAACATAGAGCACATCGACACAG GGTCCCTGTCTGGGCTGCTGCACCTCCATGAGCTGGACTTGTCACACAACAGCCTCCATTTTATCAAGTACGGGGTTCTCGAAGACCTTTACTTCCTGTCAGAGCTAAAACTGGGAGAGAACCCTTGGGTGTGTGACTACAG CATCCACTACATGGTGTACTGGCTGCGTCTGCACCCAAGAGTGAGGCAATCTGGCCTCATCTGTCGCTCCCCTCCTGAACATACGGGGGAACGGGTGGAGGCCTATGTGAAATCCTACTACATAGTGTGTCCaaaggacagacagagcagcagaacaGACCGAGAACAAACAGACCCTGCGCTTTGGCCCTCACCGATGGAGGCGcaaggagagctggaggaggaggagctggagcccaGCCACTTGAGGGTTCCGCAGAAATACACAATCTTCAGACTGTCCTGA